ACCTTCTCTTTTATTTGacagctgatctcatcctctgctccgAGTTCCCAAATCTCATTGTTATCCCAGTTTACGTttactgctgcttttcttcttctctgtaatagctgctaactgctatcaactgctttttaaatctcccgcgttgggtcacacacataaaacatgtcGTCAAAACCTTATACTTGTGCAGCCTACTGTCACGTCTTTCCGCttttacgttttacacagacctcatttcGGGGCTGTTAGTGCCTCCGTTCCCGGGTCAGaggcgagaccactctgtccccctTCCTGCGATTGGACGTTACATAGAGAACAGCGAGGTGGTGGAGCGGTgtgatattcccaccttgaagaGGCAGTGTAAATGTTGCTAATGTAAACGGGGCTAAagcaagctgctgctgctgcattgtcaaaaaataccaaaggTCTGCTGGTTGTGACTTTATGTTGTGGTCGTGCTGTGACTTGTTGCGTCTCTATCACACTTATTATGTCCACTGGAGCACCATGTCTCCACACAGACAGGATTAGCCTTTTTTGCTTAATTATTGCTTCtgttatgtgtctttttttttttttttgtctcatgttttacattttaaagactaaTTTACCTCTAAAAGAAAAGGCTTCCTAACATTCCTTATCAACATctgctggtttgtttttatagtCAGAACATCAACAGGAATTTAAGTCTACATTTACTTTAGTAAGGAGCTCAATCTGTCTCCTAACTCTGTGTCACCCTCTCACTTTTTCTGTCCAGCGGCTCTGCAGGCCTTGAAAAGGAAGAAGCGTTATGAGAAGCAGCTGGATCAGATCGACGGGACGTTGTCCACCATTGAGTTCCAGAGGGAGGCGCTAGAGAACGCAAACACCAACACAGAAGTGCTCAAGAACATGGGCGTCGCTGCCAAGGCAATGCGCGCTGCACACCAAGACATGTAAGAGGCAGTTAGAAACAAGTTGGGTTTTTGTCATTACTGAggcagttgtatttttttaacaaaattttatgatcagctggttttgttgttctttgggatggtaaaaaaaacttttaactgTTGTGTATTGTAACtgttctttttacatttttaaattgatttttttattgccttaaTCAGAATAATTATAATGCAGTGGTGGAGAGAAgttgcagcttttattttgctaCTCTACAAATAACATGATCAAATCcgtttcaagaaaaacaaagtgagaaagaagaaaatggtTCAAGGACACAGACCTTTAGATGTGTACGATTGtatgatttgacttttttcctaTAGTCTtgtgttaaaaaagtaaacaaaaattgcaataaatctTAATATCACAAGACTTAAAAAGCACAATACATATCGAGTCTCCGTGCACGTATTGTGACAATGTTTAATCGGAAGTTTGGCATATTGTTCCAGCCCGAGTTAAGTGCCCCGAGGATGTAAATGTCACAAATATTGAGATGTTTGCATTTATGTGTCCCTTTTcatgtctctctttgtgtcctTGTGTTTCACAGGAACATTGACCAAGTAGACGACCTGATGGCTGACATCACAGAACAACAGGAAGTGGCTCAGGAAATCTCAGATGTAATTTCCAGACCGATAGGTTTTGGCGAAGAATACGACGAGGTAAGAGCATACACCAGAACCATTTCCGTAAATCAGGAACTTTACCTGAATTTCAACCAGAGGAGCCGGATTCAGATTTATCTGTCACAGTTCTGACCGGATGACATGAAGTCCCTTCTTTGCGCCACCTTtgaatttttacacagaaccaagcAACAGCGGTATCATCCCGTTgtagtgtgtgattttagatagcatgcagGCATCGCGGAATAAAAGGAGGTGTGACAGGTGAGATGTTCAACAGCGTCTGCCTCtagtgacataaaacatatgcGTCTGCAAGGCgttataaacaataaaaatggcgTTACGtgtcaaaaacaataatttaccgtcactgttatatggcggctgatcacatcctctgctcggaggttaaggagctcctgaatcttattgttttcccaaattttgaacatttatgcccactgttcttttctttgagttagccaGTAACTGCTGTCAGCTGCTTTTGAATTATCACACGTTGGGTCGTAAGCATAACACGACGTTAAAACGTCACACCCATCCCGCCCACAGTCCCGTCCTCTTGgctgtcctgtttatacagaGACAGTTTCAGGACAGTTTCGGTtcaaaggtgagacaactcttCCTCCCCATTCCACGATTGTACCTTTTGTAGAGAACAATGAGGCGGAAATATACAAATGGTAAATTTAGGGGTGAATTATAATTCTGTGCTGTGTCTGCACAACCCTGGTtgcttaatgtgtgtgtttgtgtgtgttcaggatgAGCTTATGGCCGAGCTCGAGGATCTGGAACAGGAAGAGCTGGATAAAAATCTGCTGGAAATCGAAGGAACAGAAGACGTCCCTCTACCCAGCGTACCATCTACATCACTTCCAGCCAGACCAGGTATTGTATGTCACTAAAACTCGGGCTGGGCGatatagctttaaaataatattgtgatattttaagtttAGATTAAGAAACACGATAcatatcttgatattttaaatgtcctttaaactaatcttaacaactaaaatacaaaactgcTGAATGAagtgcagttacaataaagttaaagtagctactgtcatgtgataaagttgaatacactaatgttataataacatttaataatgtAAGGGAGctaaatgtacttttattatacatttttatatggtattgctataattaaataaatcaaagcgagacccatggtgcttttattttgaatggcCTCACTCGTCTCAGCCTGGAAGTGTCGATGTTTTTGATGTGGACTTGAAGCTCCCGGTCAGCAGTttaatgttagcattagcagacaGCTTAACAGATGCCGTGATGCCTTTAAccgtttattcattttttatttacattttcacttgactttataaaaaatgttgctggaaACTTGCTTTATATAATGttgaacgtttcagttttgattaaacattcgctaaaggcatttaaacaaagttttgtgctgcagttcgttatattccaaattctaaatattgacagagagattttcatttttattgtaaatgcaaagcggttccaaatatcagatatcagtctcattaacgtCTAATTATCGgcatcagtatcggccctgaaagaatgatatcggtcgaccccaagtcagctggaaacaaacagttcatatattatatatatttgtaaatcATAGGGGTGCTCAGTGGGCGCTAACTGCGACTAAATAAACatggtctggagctctgcaaaaaccctgctttgtgtgtgtgtctgttagatGTGGAGAGTtgtaggagagagagaaacgTCGGTGGCtcataaaaacaatgtgacaatttatactcgTGATTATGAAGTTTGTGATTTAGTTGTATTGCACATGGAACAAGCCACGATACATCgagtatatttgatatatcgCCCACACTGGATTtaatttacacacaaacaccatgATACCATGAACATCACAAAAATCTTGACAATAACAGCGTTAAATgtcctgctttattttgtgcttaCTCCTTTTTTAGCCaagaagaaggaggaagaggacgagGACGACATGGCGGACCTGGAGGCCTGGGCGGCTAACTAAGCTAGCTTGCCCTGCTAGCTAGCTAGTGcccctctcctgtctgtctctgtgctaCAAGCTGCTACCAGACATctgggagagagacagggactcTGGGCTGCTGGCATGCTGCTCTGTCTTAGAGCCAGCGTTCCCAATATCTAACCATACCCCAACCCCAAAGTATGCACCTGTGCACATATTCACTGACTTCAAATGAACCCAGGTTTTCTCCTCTGATTAATGTCACGGTACGATTCTCTTCACTCCAGCTGTATCTGTTTCTAAAGGGCATAGAGTCTGGAAATCAAATGTCACGCCCTAACAGCCTGCGGTGATGTACCTGAACGCCGCTCATAGGGCAGGAGGGCGCAAGTGCATACTTCCAGGGGCgggtgtgtgtggaggaggaggacgaggctCGATTCTGGGAGGAGTGTGAGGAATAAAGaaatgtgtggggaaaaaaggcaaaaccaGAAGGACGACATGACTCAGCCATTTTTCTGCTTCCTGCGTTGtcatctctctgctcttctACAATGATGACGACAACTCATTGTCTTCGCCGTTTCTGCTaaatcagcagcagaaaaaaatctatgaatGATGAAAATGTGGGACTTTCTCACTGAAATATCGCTGTCAAACTACCAATGAGATTACAGCTGTGAAAGCATCTCTCAAGACGAGGATCCAGGGTTTGATCCCTCTGTTGTCCGCGGGCAACTTCTAGATCACTCTTTAGGCAATCTTGGCTAATCGGTTAACTGTGAAACCTGAAACTACATcactttttaagtatttaatcctttgaaacctgagcaaatgggtgcgatttttttcccaaaatatgtagaaaaaaggcaatgagaaacgtagtaagaaatgttccccaaattgcaagaaattagtagatttagaagatttaatttaatttaaaacaaggggaaaacagaaaaaagctagggtaaactatatttataataatcatagtaaaatatttgatattaggtaacagaattattatagttttttaagcactttcccagctaattattttgttttgtttattaaacttttttaaactaattttcaggtgattttcttgtagtttttactaatttcttgcttatttttaggtcatttctttttcattgctttttgccttcttcccatgtttgtgaaataaTCAAGCCATTCtcgtgtttcaaagggttacattcctaaaatgtcatattagagggaaaaaagagcattgttattattgtttttttgtttttttctattagtGGACTTTACAGTGGCACCGGTGCCTGGTTTTAATGAATGCTGTCTGTCAGGTTTCTGTTAAGGACATGAATACTAAAACCTTTAAAGCTTATCTAAAGCTTTACTGCTGCATTTCTCAGATCTTTACACAGACATGACTCCGCCG
This DNA window, taken from Plectropomus leopardus isolate mb chromosome 2, YSFRI_Pleo_2.0, whole genome shotgun sequence, encodes the following:
- the chmp4ba gene encoding charged multivesicular body protein 4b, which translates into the protein MSMFRKLFGSKDGKAPTPQEAIQKLRETEEMLTKKQEFLEKKIEQELRTAKTYGTKNKRAALQALKRKKRYEKQLDQIDGTLSTIEFQREALENANTNTEVLKNMGVAAKAMRAAHQDMNIDQVDDLMADITEQQEVAQEISDVISRPIGFGEEYDEDELMAELEDLEQEELDKNLLEIEGTEDVPLPSVPSTSLPARPAKKKEEEDEDDMADLEAWAAN